CGTGGGGGTACGCGTGGTGGCGCTCACGGTCCCTGGCGCTGCTGGGTGCGCGCGGCTTCACCCTGGAGCGCGAGGCGGCCCTGTTCACCGCGCTGTGCCGCCCCGCTCCGGGGGAGCACTGGCTGGACGTGGGCACCAGCGCCGGGTTCTACGCGGGCGTGCTGACCCGCGCGGGCGCGCAGGTGACAGCGGCGGACCTGAGCCCGGCGATGCTCGCGGTCGCGGCGCAGCGTGAACGCAGCCCGCTCATCACCTGGGTGAACGTGAACGTGGAGGCCAGTGGCCTGCCGGACGGCAGCTTCGACGGGATCACGGTGGGCGCCACCCTGAACGAGACGCACGATCCGGCGCGGCTGCTGTCGGAACTGGCGCGGCTGCTGCGGCCCGGCGGGCAGCTGTGGCTGATGTACCTGCGCCGCACCGCCGGGCCGGTGCAGGGGCTGCTGTCCCGCCCGGCGCTGGGCGGCCTGACCTTCCCGGACGCGGCGTGGGTGGCGCGGCACCTGCCCGGTTGTGAACGCACGGACGGCCTGTCGGTGGGGGCCGTGCAGTTCGAGCGGTTCGTGCGCTCCGAGGTGCAGGCAGGGTCACCCGTACGGGCGGGGGTGGGCGGCACTCTGTAACAATCCGTGACGTCTCGCCCCCACGCCGCCTCGTACACTGCCTGCAAAGGAACCCCTAACGTGACTGACCTGACCTTCACCTCCGCATCCCCCCCGGACTCGACCGGGCCGTGGCGCACTGTCAGGACGTGACGCGGGAGCACAGCAAGACCTTCTACCTGGGGTCACGCTTCTTTCCCATGGCACAGCGACGCGCCGTGTGGGCCGTGTACGCCGCGTGCCGCGACGGGGACGACATCGTCGACGAACTCAGCGGCGCCTCCGCGCAGCAGGGCCTGGACCAGTGGTGGGCGCGCGTGCAGGGCGCGTTCGCGGGGCGGCCCGGCGATCACCCCATCGACACCGCGCTCGCCTGGGCGGCGCGCGAGTACCCCATTCCGCTGTCGGCGTTCGCGGAACTGCACGAGGGCCTGCGCATGGACCTGCGCGGGCACGAGTACCACTCCATGGACGACCTGATGCTGTACTGCCGCCGGGTGGCGGGCGTGGTGGGCTTCATGATCGCGCCCGTCAGCGGGTACAGCGGCGGTGAACGCACCCTGCACGCCGCACTGATGCTGGGGCAGGCGATGCAACTGACGAACATCCTGCGGGACGTCGGCGAGGACCTCACGCGCGGCCGGGTATACCTGCCCTCGGAGCTGCTGGCCGAGTACCGCGTGAGCCGCGCCGATCTGGACCGCGGCGTGGTCACGCCCGAGTACCGCGCGCTGATGCGGCACCTGAGCGCCCTGGCGCGCGAGTGGTACGCCGAGGGCCGCCAGGGCATTCCCTGCCTGCACGGCAGCGCCCGGCTGGCCGTGGCGACCGCCGCCCGCGCGTACGAGGGCATCCTGGACGACCTCGCCCGGAACGACTTCGACAACTTCGGGCGGCGCGCGCATGTCAGCGGCACCCGCAAACTGCTGATGCTGCCGCAGGCGTGGTGGGAACTGCGCAGCGCGCCCGCCAGCCTGTCCTGACCACCCGACCCGTCCTGAACACCCTGCTTTCACACCACGCCGCCCGCACGACTGGGGCGGCGGGAGGTTGCCACGAATGACTCCTGAATCCTCTCCCCTGCCTGCCTCTTCACGCCGCAAGACCGCCCTGATCGTCGGGGCGGGCATCGGGGGCCTGTCGCTGGGCATCCGCCTGCAGTCGCTGGGCTTCGACACGACCATCGTCGAGCGCCTGGACCAGCCGGGCGGACGCGCGTACCAGAAACGCACCGCCGACGGGTACGTGTTCGACATGGGCCCCACCGTGATCACCGTGCCGCACTTCATCGAGGAACTGTTCGCCCTGGAACGCGACAGGGGCATGCTGGCCGAGCCGGATTACCCCGCGCAGATCCTCGCCCCGGACGCCCGCGTGCGCGAGGGCGAGAGCGGCGGCGAACGCACCCGCGACTACGTGAAGCTCGTGCCGATCCTGCCGTTCTACCGCATCTACTTCGATGACGGCACGTACTTCGACTACGACGGCGATCCGGTCAGCACCCGCCGCCAGATCGCGGACCTCGCCCCCGAGGACCTCGCCGGGTACGAGCGCTTCCACGCGGACGCGCAGGCGATCTTCGAGCGCGGCTTCCTGGAACTGGGGTACACGCACTTCGGGG
This region of Deinococcus sp. JMULE3 genomic DNA includes:
- a CDS encoding class I SAM-dependent methyltransferase produces the protein MNLVPHAAQAKENLNPGAHARPLSAAQRSNLSPVTAWGYAWWRSRSLALLGARGFTLEREAALFTALCRPAPGEHWLDVGTSAGFYAGVLTRAGAQVTAADLSPAMLAVAAQRERSPLITWVNVNVEASGLPDGSFDGITVGATLNETHDPARLLSELARLLRPGGQLWLMYLRRTAGPVQGLLSRPALGGLTFPDAAWVARHLPGCERTDGLSVGAVQFERFVRSEVQAGSPVRAGVGGTL
- a CDS encoding phytoene/squalene synthase family protein; the protein is MTREHSKTFYLGSRFFPMAQRRAVWAVYAACRDGDDIVDELSGASAQQGLDQWWARVQGAFAGRPGDHPIDTALAWAAREYPIPLSAFAELHEGLRMDLRGHEYHSMDDLMLYCRRVAGVVGFMIAPVSGYSGGERTLHAALMLGQAMQLTNILRDVGEDLTRGRVYLPSELLAEYRVSRADLDRGVVTPEYRALMRHLSALAREWYAEGRQGIPCLHGSARLAVATAARAYEGILDDLARNDFDNFGRRAHVSGTRKLLMLPQAWWELRSAPASLS